One Cydia amplana chromosome 18, ilCydAmpl1.1, whole genome shotgun sequence DNA segment encodes these proteins:
- the LOC134656616 gene encoding uncharacterized protein LOC134656616 produces MYLNSAVKGEAKKLIEGLGTTNRNYAIAVNTLKERYGRVELVKDAHYSALSKIKPADSSTSSCRKVLNEIETHLRVLSSLGEDDTHSYLRFVILEKFPEEIVYELKKRVQDDSVPEIRKELEKLISAKEDASRFMSQTSESTSGNYTTETLHISERFNNPRFGRGRNNYRFKNNGNGQRNNYTSLSRDQGRKRKFENNQERKFSTEPSGKRFKKSCIFCEAEHNSQDCNRYTTIKGRMDRLRTRCFRCIRRGHQRRMCRERKPCTHCGDRYHHLLLCPRLLPENKQIKTTEVQKNKAETSKNEQENNGASGPTIPL; encoded by the coding sequence ATGTATCTCAATTCTGCTGTTAAGGGAGAAGCCAAGAAGCTGATCGAAGGGCTAGGAACCACCAACAGGAACTACGCCATTGCTGTCAACACTTTGAAAGAAAGATATGGACGCGTGGAACTTGTTAAGGATGCACATTACTCTGCTTTAAGCAAGATCAAGCCTGCCGACAGTTCCACTAGCAGTTGCCGGAAGGTTTTGAACGAGATAGAGACTCATCTTAGAGTGTTAAGTTCCTTAGGCGAAGACGACACACACAGCTACCTTCGGTTTGTAATACTGGAAAAATTCCCCGAAGAAATAGTCTATGAGTTGAAGAAAAGAGTTCAGGATGACTCGGTACCCGAAATAAGGAAGGAGCTAGAGAAGCTGATATCCGCCAAGGAAGATGCTAGTCGATTTATGTCTCAGACAAGTGAAAGTACTTCAGGCAACTACACTACTGAGACACTGCACATCAGTGAAAGATTTAATAACCCTAGATTTGGAAGAGGAAGaaataattatagatttaagaaTAATGGTAATGGACAGCGAAACAATTATACTTCACTTTCAAGAGACCAGGGGCGGAAGAGGAAGTTTGAAAATAATCAAGAAAGAAAATTTTCAACGGAACCATCTGGAAAGAGGTTTAAGAAGTCATGCATCTTCTGTGAAGCAGAACATAACTCCCAAGATTGCAACAGATACACGACAATAAAAGGGAGAATGGATAGACTTAGGACTCGTTGTTTTAGATGTATAAGAAGGGGGCACCAGAGGCGAATGTGCAGAGAAAGGAAACCTTGCACGCACTGTGGAGACAGATACCATCACTTGCTTCTGTGCCCAAGGTTACTTCCAGAAAATAAGCAGATAAAGACAACGGAAGTACAGAAGAACAAAGCGGAAACATCTAAAAATGAACAGGAAAACAACGGAGCCTCCGGGCCTACCATTCCTTTGTGA
- the LOC134656617 gene encoding uncharacterized protein LOC134656617 — protein sequence MLDGGSMRSYITKDFAKKLNLVTIEDSHLTIFVFGTNTPQEVESPKVKIQMVTQTGEIVSINVNVIPVIARGVPYLGPDLKLWNPEYKLADDGSFGDRIDLLVGNDYYLSLLLPEIIELKEDLFMINTKFGWTFGGKPEIETDNNLEIITYCQTNLDIGRNKPDLPLEGVNLKELWDLETIGIVDSPKESREEEALRHFNETTRFEHGRYQVSWPWVEYPPDLDPNFGLALGRLVSLINRLDADTLTSYDELIKEQEKLGIIEVVPEEEVISPSHPVHYLPHHCVKQKNKPPRIVYDASSKIKDNKSLNQCLYCGPLMLEELTGILLKFRSHNIGICADVEKAFLQIGLQVKDRDVTRFLWIKDLDKPIENNNLIHMRFCRVPFGVISSPFLLNATIKYHLSRSSLESIQRVAHDIYVDNMVTGTDTVEEAIDLYSATKQEFQRMSMNLREWSSNSRDFIEQVPDSCQDRIVKVLGLDWNLESDTLHLRLKEREYPSTKRGVLQCIASVYDPCGYAAPSTLSAKLLLQDLWKLKSKWDNPLTGDEAKRWIDIQKELKNLKDICVPRCCVENLRQKSYSIHCFTDASTKAYAAVVYIVQGNQRNFVIGKSRLIPIKDQDDLKIPKLELIASLIGHRLIQYVKKSLQGEITEQILWTDSQIVIGWYYSDKLLTPFVSRRIQEMKKNKELKVRYVPTDLNPADVATRHTQPKEELEKWLTGPEFLSKDPVEWPVSPSSNTSLLVGEGLSSIPMEIELDDREIQVEAGSLSIGSEETTHREDSSGTGPKVGTHEDIGIVYTKVSEIKEVQAKYFPEELSGKEVSFPDYS from the coding sequence ATGCTTGATGGAGGAAGCATGAGATCTTACATTACAAAGGACTTCGCAAAGAAACTCAACTTGGTAACCATAGAAGATAGTCATCTTACCATATTTGTTTTTGGTACCAATACACCTCAAGAAGTGGAAAGTCCCAAAGTCAAGATACAGATGGTGACACAAACCGGTGAAATTGTTTCAATTAATGTCAACGTCATCCCTGTGATTGCAAGAGGCGTTCCATACTTAGGACCTGACCTTAAATTATGGAATCCGGAATATAAGTTAGCTGATGATGGATCCTTCGGTGACCGGATAGACCTTTTAGTGGGTAACGACTACTATCTATCTCTGTTATTACCCGAGATAATAGAATTAAAGGAAGATCTTTTCATGATTAACACCAAGTTTGGATGGACTTTCGGTGGAAAACCAGAGATAGAAACAGATAATAACTTGGAAATCATCACCTATTGTCAGACTAACTTGGATATAGGAAGAAACAAACCTGACTTACCATTAGAAGGTGTAAACCTAAAGGAACTATGGGATCTTGAAACAATTGGCATCGTGGACTCTCCGAAAGAGAGCAGAGAGGAAGAAGCCTTACGTCATTTCAACGAGACGACCCGGTTTGAACATGGCAGATACCAAGTCTCGTGGCCATGGGTAGAATACCCTCCAGACTTGGATCCTAACTTCGGTTTGGCACTAGGACGACTTGTCAGTTTAATTAATCGTCTAGATGCTGACACATTGACTTCGTACGACGAATTAATTAAGGAACAAGAGAAATTAGGTATAATAGAAGTCGTACCGGAGGAAGAGGTTATTAGCCCTAGTCATCCCGTTCACTACCTACCACATCACTGTGTCAAACAGAAGAATAAGCCTCCGCGCATAGTATACGACGCGTCATCTAAAATCAAGGACAATAAGAGCTTAAACCAGTGTCTTTACTGTGGTCCCTTAATGCTGGAAGAGTTAACAGGAATATTGTTGAAGTTTAGATCACATAACATAGGTATTTGTGCAGATGTCGAGAAAGCATTTCTACAAATAGGTTTACAAGTTAAAGACCGTGACGTAACTAGATTCCTTTGGATCAAGGATCTAGATAAACCAAtagaaaataacaatttaatacATATGAGATTCTGTAGAGTCCCATTCGGTGTGATCAGCAGTCCGTTCTTACTGAACGCCACAATTAAATACCATTTATCTAGATCTAGTTTAGAAAGTATACAACGTGTTGCTCATGACATCTATGTAGATAATATGGTGACTGGAACAGATACTGTAGAAGAGGCTATAGACTTATATAGCGCAACAAAACAAGAGTTTCAACGAATGTCAATGAACTTGAGGGAGTGGAGCTCCAACTCACGTGACTTCATAGAACAGGTTCCAGACAGCTGTCAAGATAGAATAGTTAAAGTACTCGGACTGGACTGGAACTTAGAATCAGATACACTTCACTTGCGACTAAAGGAACGTGAGTATCCTAGCACAAAGAGAGGAGTTCTACAATGCATCGCGTCAGTGTACGACCCTTGTGGGTACGCAGCACCCTCTACACTATCAGCGAAGCTTCTTCTACAGGATTTGTGGAAACTTAAATCAAAATGGGATAACCCTTTAACTGGAGATGAAGCGAAGAGATGGATTGACATACAGAAAGAACTTAAGAACTTAAAGGACATCTGTGTTCCCCGGTGCTGTGTAGAGAACCTTCGGCAGAAGAGCTACTCCATCCATTGCTTCACAGATGCTTCTACTAAAGCATATGCAGCGGTTGTCTACATAGTGCAGGGCAACCAGAGAAACTTCGTAATAGGAAAGTCAAGACTGATACCTATTAAGGATCAAGATGATTTGAAGATCCCGAAATTAGAGCTTATCGCATCTCTTATAGGTCATCGTTTAATCCAGTACGTTAAGAAGTCACTACAAGGCGAAATAACTGAACAAATCCTCTGGACGGACAGTCAGATTGTAATCGGTTGGTACTACTCAGATAAACTTCTAACACCGTTCGTATCAAGAAGAATACAAgaaatgaagaaaaataaagaacTGAAAGTACGATATGTTCCAACGGATTTAAACCCAGCGGACGTGGCTACCAGGCACACACAGCCAAAGGAGGAACTGGAGAAATGGTTGACAGGACCCGAGTTCTTATCGAAAGACCCAGTAGAATGGCCTGTCAGTCCGTCAAGTAACACTTCTCTTTTGGTTGGGGAGGGTCTGTCGAGCATTCCAATGGAAATAGAACTTGACGACAGAGAGATACAGGTTGAAGCTGGTAGTTTAAGTATTGGATCTGAAGAAACAACACATAGAGAGGACAGCTCAGGAACTGGACCTAAAGTAGGGACGCACGAAGACATCGGAATCGTATATACTAAGGTTTCCGAGATCAAAGAAGTCCAAGCTAAGTACTTTCCCGAAGAACTATCAGGAAAAGAAGTCTCTTTTCCTGATTATTCTTAA